The proteins below are encoded in one region of Helianthus annuus cultivar XRQ/B chromosome 2, HanXRQr2.0-SUNRISE, whole genome shotgun sequence:
- the LOC110874612 gene encoding uncharacterized protein LOC110874612, with the protein MEKEAQNLKAKHKSDKVWDCESSLYDSYELKSFQQQLDSAISTRTMSMPHLSSSSSLRREPPPPQPFDHNPASKKHSRLTRSFSKLIRSVFRSRHNRRNTSTKDEMFFVYDTSSVLSTISEVPEMVPDFDLLSPDMKSLVTRTRSDRFRPTSLGISCA; encoded by the coding sequence ATGGAGAAAGAAGCACAAAACCTAAAAGCTAAACATAAAAGTGATAAAGTATGGGATTGTGAAAGCTCTCTCTACGACTCTTATGAGCTCAAATCTTTCCAACAACAACTCGATTCCGCCATATCCACCCGAACAATGTCAATGCCCCacctctcctcctcctcctccctcCGTCGAGAGCCACCACCTCCACAACCTTTCGATCACAATCCCGCCTCCAAGAAACACTCGAGACTCACCCGCTCCTTTAGCAAGCTCATCCGGTCAGTTTTTCGGTCTAGACATAACCGCCGCAATACATCAACAAAAGATGAAATGTTTTTTGTCTATGACACTTCAAGCGTGCTTTCCACTATATCGGAGGTGCCCGAGATGGTTCCGGACTTTGATTTGCTTTCGCCGGACATGAAGTCGTTGGTGACTAGAACGCGATCCGATCGGTTTAGGCCAACTTCTCTTGGTATATCCTGTGCTTGA
- the LOC110878444 gene encoding probable GABA transporter 2 isoform X3, with protein MGVVTFYSYYLMSLVLEHCEKAGRRHIRFRELASDVLGSGWMYYFVIFIQTAINTGISIGAILLAGECLQIMYSSISPDGPLHLWQFIAMVTVVMMVLSQLPTFHSLRHVNLASLFLSLAYTFIVVGACIHAGLSKDAPARDYSLESSKFSMVMSAFTSISIIAAIFGNGIVPEIQATLAPPVTGKMFKGLMMCYSVIFVTFYSAAVSGYYVFGNKASSNILKSLMPDEGPALAPTWLLGLGVIFVLLQLFAIGLVYSQVAYEIMETKSADVNQGMFSKRNLIPRIILRSLYMIFCGFFAAMLPFFGDINGVVGALGFIPLDFILPMLLYNMTYKPSRSSFTYWINIIIMVVFTCVGLLGSFSSVRKLVLDASKFKLFSDDVVD; from the exons ATGGGGGTGGTCACGTTTTACTCTTATTATCTCATGTCGCTTGTTCTTGAGCACTGCGAGAAAGCTGGTAGACGCCACATCCGTTTCAGGGAACTCGCCTCTGATGTATTGG GGTCTGGTTGGATGTactattttgtaatttttattcaAACAGCCATTAATACTGGCATAAGCATAGGAGCAATATTGCTTGCAGGGGAATGCCTTCAG atAATGTATTCGAGTATTTCTCCTGACGGCCCCCTTCATCTATGGCAATTCATAGCAATGGTGACGGTGGTGATGATGGTTCTCTCTCAGTTACCAACGTTTCATTCTCTTAGACACGTTAACTTAGCTTCACTCTTCTTGAGCTTAGCCTACACATTCATTGTGGTCGGCGCTTGCATCCATGCAG GGCTATCGAAGGACGCACCTGCAAGAGATTATTCATTAGAATCATCAAAGTTTTCAATGGTTATGAGCGCCTTCACTTCTATCTCTATAATCGCTGCCATATTCGGAAACGGGATTGTCCCCGAGATACAA GCCACATTGGCTCCGCCAGTAACGGGGAAGATGTTTAAAGGGCTTATGATGTGTTACTCAGTGATTTTTGTTACGTTCTACTCCGCTGCAGTCTCGGGTTACTATGTGTTTGGCAATAAAGCTAGCTCAAACATTCTTAAAAGTCTCATGCCAGATGAGGGACCCGCGTTAGCCCCGACTTGGCTTCTGGGGCTCGGTGTTATATTTGTTCTACTTCAACTCTTTGCCATTGGCCTG GTTTATTCTCAAGTAGCTTACGAGATCATGGAAACGAAATCCGCAGATGTGAATCAAGGGATGTTCTCAAAACGGAACCTAATTCCGAGAATAATTCTGCGGTCACTGTACATGATATTTTGTGGGTTTTTTGCGGCGATGCTGCCATTTTTCGGGGACATTAATGGGGTGGTAGGAGCGTTGGGTTTCATTCCACTGGATTTCATTCTGCCTATGCTGTTATACAACATGACTTATAAGCCGTCGAGATCTTCGTTCACTTACTGGATCAATATTATTATTATGGTGGTGTTTACATGTGTTGGGCTGTTGGGTTCGTTTTCTTCTGTAAGAAAGTTGGTTCTTGATGCGAGTAAGTTCAAACTGTTTAGTGATGATGTGGTTGATTGA
- the LOC110878444 gene encoding probable GABA transporter 2 isoform X2: MTIPTLQQPLLPPEAPPLPENDSIRQGDAGAAFVLESKGEWYHAGFHLTTAIVGPTILTLPYAFRGLGWGLGFFSLTVMGVVTFYSYYLMSLVLEHCEKAGRRHIRFRELASDVLGSGWMYYFVIFIQTAINTGISIGAILLAGECLQIMYSSISPDGPLHLWQFIAMVTVVMMVLSQLPTFHSLRHVNLASLFLSLAYTFIVVGACIHAGLSKDAPARDYSLESSKFSMVMSAFTSISIIAAIFGNGIVPEIQATLAPPVTGKMFKGLMMCYSVIFVTFYSAAVSGYYVFGNKASSNILKSLMPDEGPALAPTWLLGLGVIFVLLQLFAIGLVYSQVAYEIMETKSADVNQGMFSKRNLIPRIILRSLYMIFCGFFAAMLPFFGDINGVVGALGFIPLDFILPMLLYNMTYKPSRSSFTYWINIIIMVVFTCVGLLGSFSSVRKLVLDASKFKLFSDDVVD; the protein is encoded by the exons ATGACGATCCCAACACTTCAACAGCCATTATTACCCCCAG AGGCTCCCCCGTTACCGGAAAACGATAGTATCCGGCAGGGAGATGCCGGTGCAGCCTTCGTGCTCGAATCAAAag GTGAATGGTATCATGCTGGATTTCACCTGACTACGGCCATAGTGGGACCCACTATACTGACGCTACCGTACGCGTTCAGGGGGCTCGGATGGGGTCTTGGATTCTTTTCGCTCACTGTCATGGGGGTGGTCACGTTTTACTCTTATTATCTCATGTCGCTTGTTCTTGAGCACTGCGAGAAAGCTGGTAGACGCCACATCCGTTTCAGGGAACTCGCCTCTGATGTATTGG GGTCTGGTTGGATGTactattttgtaatttttattcaAACAGCCATTAATACTGGCATAAGCATAGGAGCAATATTGCTTGCAGGGGAATGCCTTCAG atAATGTATTCGAGTATTTCTCCTGACGGCCCCCTTCATCTATGGCAATTCATAGCAATGGTGACGGTGGTGATGATGGTTCTCTCTCAGTTACCAACGTTTCATTCTCTTAGACACGTTAACTTAGCTTCACTCTTCTTGAGCTTAGCCTACACATTCATTGTGGTCGGCGCTTGCATCCATGCAG GGCTATCGAAGGACGCACCTGCAAGAGATTATTCATTAGAATCATCAAAGTTTTCAATGGTTATGAGCGCCTTCACTTCTATCTCTATAATCGCTGCCATATTCGGAAACGGGATTGTCCCCGAGATACAA GCCACATTGGCTCCGCCAGTAACGGGGAAGATGTTTAAAGGGCTTATGATGTGTTACTCAGTGATTTTTGTTACGTTCTACTCCGCTGCAGTCTCGGGTTACTATGTGTTTGGCAATAAAGCTAGCTCAAACATTCTTAAAAGTCTCATGCCAGATGAGGGACCCGCGTTAGCCCCGACTTGGCTTCTGGGGCTCGGTGTTATATTTGTTCTACTTCAACTCTTTGCCATTGGCCTG GTTTATTCTCAAGTAGCTTACGAGATCATGGAAACGAAATCCGCAGATGTGAATCAAGGGATGTTCTCAAAACGGAACCTAATTCCGAGAATAATTCTGCGGTCACTGTACATGATATTTTGTGGGTTTTTTGCGGCGATGCTGCCATTTTTCGGGGACATTAATGGGGTGGTAGGAGCGTTGGGTTTCATTCCACTGGATTTCATTCTGCCTATGCTGTTATACAACATGACTTATAAGCCGTCGAGATCTTCGTTCACTTACTGGATCAATATTATTATTATGGTGGTGTTTACATGTGTTGGGCTGTTGGGTTCGTTTTCTTCTGTAAGAAAGTTGGTTCTTGATGCGAGTAAGTTCAAACTGTTTAGTGATGATGTGGTTGATTGA
- the LOC110878444 gene encoding probable GABA transporter 2 isoform X1, translated as MASCFVPVYSRIIQEAPPLPENDSIRQGDAGAAFVLESKGEWYHAGFHLTTAIVGPTILTLPYAFRGLGWGLGFFSLTVMGVVTFYSYYLMSLVLEHCEKAGRRHIRFRELASDVLGSGWMYYFVIFIQTAINTGISIGAILLAGECLQIMYSSISPDGPLHLWQFIAMVTVVMMVLSQLPTFHSLRHVNLASLFLSLAYTFIVVGACIHAGLSKDAPARDYSLESSKFSMVMSAFTSISIIAAIFGNGIVPEIQATLAPPVTGKMFKGLMMCYSVIFVTFYSAAVSGYYVFGNKASSNILKSLMPDEGPALAPTWLLGLGVIFVLLQLFAIGLVYSQVAYEIMETKSADVNQGMFSKRNLIPRIILRSLYMIFCGFFAAMLPFFGDINGVVGALGFIPLDFILPMLLYNMTYKPSRSSFTYWINIIIMVVFTCVGLLGSFSSVRKLVLDASKFKLFSDDVVD; from the exons ATGGCATCTTGTTTTGTGCCGGTTTATTCAAGGATTATTCAAG AGGCTCCCCCGTTACCGGAAAACGATAGTATCCGGCAGGGAGATGCCGGTGCAGCCTTCGTGCTCGAATCAAAag GTGAATGGTATCATGCTGGATTTCACCTGACTACGGCCATAGTGGGACCCACTATACTGACGCTACCGTACGCGTTCAGGGGGCTCGGATGGGGTCTTGGATTCTTTTCGCTCACTGTCATGGGGGTGGTCACGTTTTACTCTTATTATCTCATGTCGCTTGTTCTTGAGCACTGCGAGAAAGCTGGTAGACGCCACATCCGTTTCAGGGAACTCGCCTCTGATGTATTGG GGTCTGGTTGGATGTactattttgtaatttttattcaAACAGCCATTAATACTGGCATAAGCATAGGAGCAATATTGCTTGCAGGGGAATGCCTTCAG atAATGTATTCGAGTATTTCTCCTGACGGCCCCCTTCATCTATGGCAATTCATAGCAATGGTGACGGTGGTGATGATGGTTCTCTCTCAGTTACCAACGTTTCATTCTCTTAGACACGTTAACTTAGCTTCACTCTTCTTGAGCTTAGCCTACACATTCATTGTGGTCGGCGCTTGCATCCATGCAG GGCTATCGAAGGACGCACCTGCAAGAGATTATTCATTAGAATCATCAAAGTTTTCAATGGTTATGAGCGCCTTCACTTCTATCTCTATAATCGCTGCCATATTCGGAAACGGGATTGTCCCCGAGATACAA GCCACATTGGCTCCGCCAGTAACGGGGAAGATGTTTAAAGGGCTTATGATGTGTTACTCAGTGATTTTTGTTACGTTCTACTCCGCTGCAGTCTCGGGTTACTATGTGTTTGGCAATAAAGCTAGCTCAAACATTCTTAAAAGTCTCATGCCAGATGAGGGACCCGCGTTAGCCCCGACTTGGCTTCTGGGGCTCGGTGTTATATTTGTTCTACTTCAACTCTTTGCCATTGGCCTG GTTTATTCTCAAGTAGCTTACGAGATCATGGAAACGAAATCCGCAGATGTGAATCAAGGGATGTTCTCAAAACGGAACCTAATTCCGAGAATAATTCTGCGGTCACTGTACATGATATTTTGTGGGTTTTTTGCGGCGATGCTGCCATTTTTCGGGGACATTAATGGGGTGGTAGGAGCGTTGGGTTTCATTCCACTGGATTTCATTCTGCCTATGCTGTTATACAACATGACTTATAAGCCGTCGAGATCTTCGTTCACTTACTGGATCAATATTATTATTATGGTGGTGTTTACATGTGTTGGGCTGTTGGGTTCGTTTTCTTCTGTAAGAAAGTTGGTTCTTGATGCGAGTAAGTTCAAACTGTTTAGTGATGATGTGGTTGATTGA